From the genome of Candidatus Marinimicrobia bacterium CG08_land_8_20_14_0_20_45_22, one region includes:
- the ybeY gene encoding rRNA maturation RNase YbeY produces the protein MPSIKIINEFPPLFLLQPAFERMAYHIACKEQIAIKCVSVIVTDDAKLNELKKQYFGEDLITDTISFNYNEPGEPIEGEIYLSIDRIRENAQKIKCDFEKELANVFIHSLLHLLGYNDDTVRNSKQMFALQNFYLHQMNTTRLYRNRSKPTSKNND, from the coding sequence ATGCCAAGCATCAAGATCATCAACGAATTTCCACCTCTCTTTTTGTTGCAACCCGCGTTCGAACGCATGGCTTATCACATTGCCTGCAAAGAACAAATCGCCATTAAATGCGTCAGCGTCATCGTTACAGACGATGCCAAATTAAATGAATTGAAAAAGCAATATTTCGGCGAAGACCTAATCACCGATACAATCAGTTTTAACTATAACGAACCGGGCGAACCCATCGAGGGAGAAATTTATCTCAGCATCGATCGGATTCGGGAAAATGCCCAAAAGATCAAATGCGATTTTGAAAAAGAACTCGCTAATGTGTTCATTCATAGCCTGCTTCACCTTCTTGGCTATAATGATGACACGGTGCGAAACTCTAAACAGATGTTCGCTCTCCAGAACTTTTATCTTCACCAAATGAATACGACACGGCTTTACCGTAATCGTTCTAAACCCACTTCTAAAAATAATGACT